A region of Nostoc sp. 'Peltigera membranacea cyanobiont' N6 DNA encodes the following proteins:
- a CDS encoding FHA domain-containing protein — translation MNALTLHWHDSGQNKTQNIYEQQPSKNLGTIRIGRDPLRCDIVLSHPTVSGLHVEIFFHHQQQRFYIRNLRSQNPPLIDGRQLVQGEMPLTDGTNISLGQIQLNVSSISTGSIPATVLMPPHPPVHIGHHHHSPTPPGVYGLKCPKCNKVSPGENLQIGCHWCGTSLAAAVSVLVAPGS, via the coding sequence ATGAACGCACTAACTTTACACTGGCACGATTCAGGCCAAAATAAAACTCAGAACATTTACGAACAACAGCCAAGTAAAAATCTTGGCACTATCCGCATTGGTCGCGACCCCCTCCGGTGCGATATTGTTTTGAGTCACCCCACTGTCTCTGGTTTGCACGTTGAAATATTTTTTCATCACCAGCAACAGCGCTTTTATATTAGGAATTTGCGATCGCAAAATCCCCCTCTGATCGATGGACGGCAATTAGTTCAAGGTGAAATGCCTTTAACTGATGGCACTAATATCTCTTTGGGACAAATACAACTCAACGTTTCTAGCATTTCCACAGGTAGCATCCCAGCAACAGTTTTGATGCCACCCCATCCACCAGTCCATATCGGACATCACCATCATTCACCAACACCGCCAGGAGTTTATGGCTTAAAATGCCCCAAATGCAATAAAGTTTCCCCAGGAGAAAATCTACAAATTGGCTGTCATTGGTGTGGGACATCTTTGGCTGCGGCTGTGAGTGTCTTGGTAGCACCAGGTAG
- the nfi gene encoding deoxyribonuclease V (cleaves DNA at apurinic or apyrimidinic sites) has translation MKIYQDRAWPSTLEEAIVIQEKLRDRVITEDKLREPIQYVAGVDMGFEADGTISRAAVAVLSFPDLQVIETSVAYRPTTFPYVPGFLSFREIPAVLDALEKITTIPDIILCDGQGIAHPRRLGIACHLGLLIDVPTIGVAKSRLVGKYEELPEAKGSTQPLIYNGETVGVVLRSRTGVKPLYISSGHRISLPTAIDYVLRCTPKYRLPETTRIADKLASGK, from the coding sequence ATGAAGATTTATCAAGATCGTGCTTGGCCCTCAACGCTAGAGGAAGCCATAGTTATCCAAGAAAAGCTGCGAGATCGAGTAATTACTGAAGACAAACTACGAGAACCGATCCAGTACGTTGCTGGAGTGGATATGGGTTTTGAAGCGGATGGAACCATTAGCCGTGCAGCTGTGGCAGTACTGAGTTTTCCTGATTTGCAAGTAATTGAGACAAGCGTAGCATACCGTCCTACGACCTTCCCTTATGTTCCTGGGTTCCTCTCATTTCGGGAAATACCAGCTGTCCTTGATGCCCTAGAAAAGATTACAACCATACCAGATATCATTTTGTGTGATGGTCAAGGAATTGCTCATCCTCGTAGATTAGGTATAGCTTGCCATTTAGGGTTACTGATAGATGTGCCAACAATTGGTGTAGCCAAGTCCAGATTGGTAGGTAAGTATGAGGAATTGCCTGAAGCCAAAGGCAGCACGCAACCACTGATATATAACGGTGAAACCGTTGGGGTTGTTTTGCGATCGCGCACCGGGGTAAAACCTCTATACATCTCCAGTGGTCATCGAATTAGTTTACCCACAGCAATTGACTATGTATTACGCTGCACGCCCAAATATCGGCTGCCAGAAACTACACGCATCGCTGATAAACTAGCGTCGGGAAAATAA
- a CDS encoding macro domain-containing protein has translation MKLILVAPDSLLCAAFQQHFNYLPNVEIVNDYFEWLPDFDCMVSPANSFGMMDGGIDAAIIRFFGTSLMARVQQRILEDYLGEQSVGTSMIVETDHHKHPFLAHTPTMRVPMIIAGTDIPYIAMWAMLLTVRQHNQHARQKINTIACPGLGTGIGRVPYSEAARQMALAYDRFLYPPKHLNCIVAAERQLQIWEGGNS, from the coding sequence TTGAAACTGATATTGGTAGCTCCCGACTCTTTGTTGTGTGCAGCCTTTCAACAGCATTTTAATTACTTACCTAATGTAGAAATAGTGAATGACTATTTCGAGTGGTTGCCAGATTTTGATTGTATGGTCAGCCCTGCAAATTCTTTCGGCATGATGGATGGTGGCATAGATGCGGCAATTATCCGTTTTTTCGGTACTTCCTTAATGGCAAGAGTCCAACAGCGCATTCTTGAAGATTATTTGGGCGAACAGTCTGTGGGAACATCAATGATTGTAGAAACCGATCATCACAAGCATCCTTTTTTGGCTCATACACCGACTATGCGAGTTCCCATGATTATTGCTGGGACAGATATTCCTTATATTGCGATGTGGGCGATGCTGCTGACAGTTCGCCAGCATAACCAACACGCTAGGCAAAAAATTAATACCATTGCCTGTCCTGGATTGGGTACAGGAATAGGACGAGTGCCGTATAGTGAAGCTGCTAGACAGATGGCCTTAGCTTACGATCGTTTTCTGTATCCACCCAAGCATCTCAATTGCATCGTTGCAGCAGAAAGACAACTTCAGATATGGGAAGGAGGGAATAGCTGA
- the fusA gene encoding elongation factor G, with product MIPRTRIRNIGISAHIDSGKTTLSERILFYTGRIHAIEEVRGGGKGATMDFMPEEKLHGITITSAATTCEWHDTQINLIDTPGHVDFTIEVERALRVLDGAVMVLCAVAGVQSQSITVDRQMKRYRVPRLAFINKMDRMGANPFRVVQGIRDRLQLNAILIQYPIGSEDQFQGVIDLVEMTADYFEGENGENHVKKSIPEALRDEAQQAREKLLDALSLFSEPMTEMLLAGEEIPKALIWETIRQATLSLEFTPVLLGSAFKNKGVQNLLDAVALYLPSPVDREVKGLGTGDWGLGTRTSNSQSPVPSTQSLITLSPNPDAALVALAFKLTVESFGQLTYTRIYSGTLKPGDTVYNSRTEQRVQIGRLVRMHANKREEVKVALAGDIVALLSVDCASGDTFCSGEPLVSLEKMFVPEPVITLAITPKKQEDSDRLSKALNRFQREDPTFRLSIDPESGATLISGMGELHLEIYVERIQREYNAEVYVGNPAVAYRETIGQQATFDYRFKKQSGGPGQYAHITGWIEPTDEPFVFENRVVGGAIPKEYIPACEKGFREAMESGKLEGYPVTGVKVVLDGGSYHPIDSSELAFRSASHQAIEGAIAKAKPYILEPIMLVEVETPNELIGRVQGDLSSRRGLLLGSETMQGYTVIRAEVALARMFGYSTELRSLTSGMATFSMEFACYRQS from the coding sequence ATGATTCCCCGAACACGCATCCGAAATATTGGTATTTCTGCTCACATCGACTCTGGTAAAACTACGCTGTCAGAGCGAATTCTCTTTTACACGGGCAGAATCCACGCTATTGAGGAAGTGCGGGGAGGCGGCAAGGGTGCAACGATGGATTTTATGCCGGAGGAAAAACTACATGGCATTACCATTACCTCTGCTGCTACTACCTGTGAATGGCACGATACCCAAATTAACCTGATTGATACACCAGGACACGTGGATTTCACCATTGAAGTGGAACGCGCCCTGCGGGTATTGGATGGGGCCGTGATGGTGCTGTGTGCTGTGGCGGGTGTGCAGTCCCAGTCTATTACGGTGGATCGGCAAATGAAGCGCTACCGCGTGCCGCGTTTGGCGTTCATCAACAAAATGGATCGGATGGGCGCAAATCCATTTCGTGTAGTACAGGGAATACGCGATCGCTTGCAACTCAATGCAATATTGATTCAATATCCGATCGGCAGTGAAGACCAATTCCAGGGAGTAATTGACCTGGTAGAAATGACTGCTGACTACTTTGAGGGTGAAAACGGGGAAAACCACGTCAAAAAGTCAATTCCCGAAGCTCTTAGGGATGAGGCGCAACAAGCACGGGAGAAGTTGCTAGATGCTTTGTCGCTGTTCTCTGAACCAATGACGGAGATGTTACTGGCGGGTGAGGAGATTCCTAAAGCATTAATTTGGGAAACCATCCGACAGGCAACCTTGAGTCTAGAATTTACTCCTGTATTACTGGGTTCGGCATTCAAAAATAAAGGAGTGCAAAACTTATTGGATGCAGTTGCGCTTTATCTACCATCTCCCGTGGATAGGGAAGTCAAGGGACTAGGGACTGGGGATTGGGGACTGGGAACTAGGACAAGCAATTCCCAATCCCCAGTACCCAGTACCCAATCCCTAATCACTCTCTCCCCTAACCCCGATGCTGCTTTGGTGGCATTGGCATTTAAACTCACCGTTGAGTCCTTTGGGCAGTTGACCTATACTCGGATTTACTCTGGGACGCTCAAACCAGGCGATACCGTCTACAACTCGCGGACTGAACAACGGGTGCAAATCGGTCGCTTGGTGAGAATGCACGCCAATAAGCGAGAAGAGGTAAAAGTTGCCTTAGCAGGGGATATTGTGGCTCTGTTGAGTGTGGATTGTGCTTCTGGCGATACATTTTGTTCTGGGGAACCACTGGTATCTCTAGAGAAGATGTTTGTGCCGGAACCAGTGATTACACTGGCAATTACACCCAAAAAACAGGAAGATAGCGATCGCCTTTCCAAGGCACTCAATCGCTTTCAAAGGGAAGATCCCACCTTCCGGTTGAGTATCGATCCTGAATCAGGCGCAACTCTGATTTCTGGGATGGGCGAACTCCACTTGGAAATCTACGTCGAACGCATCCAACGGGAATATAATGCCGAGGTTTACGTTGGTAATCCCGCCGTGGCGTACCGAGAAACCATTGGACAACAAGCTACCTTTGACTACCGATTCAAGAAACAATCAGGCGGCCCCGGTCAGTACGCCCATATTACTGGGTGGATTGAACCCACAGACGAGCCGTTTGTCTTTGAAAATCGGGTAGTTGGGGGTGCGATTCCCAAAGAATATATCCCGGCGTGCGAAAAGGGTTTTCGGGAGGCGATGGAATCAGGAAAGCTGGAAGGTTATCCGGTAACTGGGGTGAAAGTCGTTTTGGATGGTGGTTCTTATCATCCAATTGACTCTTCAGAATTGGCTTTTCGGTCAGCATCTCATCAAGCAATTGAGGGTGCGATCGCTAAAGCCAAACCTTACATCCTCGAACCCATTATGCTTGTTGAGGTGGAAACGCCCAACGAGTTAATAGGAAGAGTTCAGGGTGACTTATCCTCCCGTCGGGGTTTGCTGTTGGGTTCCGAGACAATGCAGGGATATACGGTGATTCGGGCAGAAGTAGCACTGGCGCGAATGTTTGGGTATTCTACAGAATTGCGATCGCTCACTTCTGGTATGGCTACTTTTTCAATGGAATTTGCCTGCTATCGCCAGTCCTGA
- a CDS encoding DUF4351 domain-containing protein, translating into MSFDNLCKLLSEKHPERFASWVLGTEQTSVKVLKTELSIEPIRADYVTFLQLEGRILHLEFQTKLESTPPLPLRMLDYWVRLYRLYRLPITQVVVLLLPPAPGTVIETVFSVETTRHEYRVIQMWSENPESFLNDPALLPLAPLAATTQPQGLLQRVVEKVNQLEPRQRPEISAYTQILAGLKYNQDLIRQLFREGMMRESVIYQEILAEGEQRGEQRGREAEGQLLILRLLTRRVGELPQEVRSQIENLSLEQLENLGEALLDFQAIADLESWFTKLE; encoded by the coding sequence ATGTCCTTCGATAACCTCTGCAAACTACTGTCCGAAAAACATCCCGAACGTTTTGCTAGTTGGGTTTTGGGTACAGAACAAACAAGCGTCAAAGTTCTCAAAACCGAATTGAGTATTGAACCAATTCGCGCTGATTACGTTACCTTCTTACAGCTAGAAGGACGCATTCTCCACCTAGAATTTCAAACCAAACTAGAATCTACACCGCCACTCCCCTTGCGGATGCTAGATTATTGGGTACGCTTGTATCGTTTATATCGTCTACCAATAACGCAAGTTGTCGTATTATTACTTCCCCCTGCACCAGGAACCGTAATTGAAACTGTCTTTTCAGTCGAAACTACTCGTCATGAATATCGCGTAATTCAAATGTGGTCAGAAAATCCTGAATCATTCCTCAATGACCCAGCTTTATTACCCTTAGCACCACTGGCAGCAACCACACAACCCCAAGGCTTATTACAACGAGTTGTAGAAAAAGTTAATCAACTTGAGCCAAGACAACGACCAGAAATTTCTGCCTACACCCAAATCTTAGCGGGGTTAAAATACAATCAGGATTTGATTCGACAATTATTTCGGGAGGGTATGATGCGCGAGTCAGTAATTTATCAAGAAATTCTCGCTGAAGGCGAACAACGAGGAGAACAACGTGGACGCGAAGCAGAAGGGCAATTGCTCATTCTCCGTCTACTGACTCGACGGGTGGGAGAATTACCCCAAGAGGTGCGATCGCAGATTGAAAATCTCTCTTTAGAACAATTAGAAAATCTTGGTGAAGCATTGTTGGATTTTCAGGCGATCGCGGATTTAGAATCCTGGTTTACTAAATTAGAGTAG
- a CDS encoding sigma 54-interacting transcriptional regulator, translating to MTSPETVIWLQERTTLGILSPEVLNAIAQVIEEQVVSAETDLVSEGTPPEALYILVEGQLESNTTNETNPALACGFLPGSVIELKELLLDELTPFTITTVTECHLWVVSGDKFREIVTQYPEIAKAFSRQLVQELAQATSALGYEQERSVALRPYLVTKAQRGIVGTSRYAVRLREQIREAAADRKSVDIFGEPGLEKDNIAALIHFGSPKRREPIIKVNCGILQTSGADLFGRAGGKPGLLEWLGEGTLVLNNIQELPEELLPPVTQLLKTGTYTPVSRSGESTPEPRPSKARILIVSEKTLPTIERSVGHVIKVPPLRVRKADVQAQVEYYTSLYIRARGVPKPHITPEALRRLQSYDFPGNLKELKNLVERAIVQAEGANELTEEIFWPAEAKKKRFRVNLLNAYPRLRRFLRSPWWPDRINYGFTATAFAIIVAILFIGPQTRDRNFVLNFFWAWWWPFFLFLFPFLGRIWCSVCPFMIYGEITQKLSLWLWPRKLKRWPRQEAEKWGGWFMFGLFTLIFLWEELWHLENTAYLSACLLLLITAGAMIFSALFERRFWCRYLCPIGGMNGLFAKLSMTELRAQQGICSASCTTYQCYKGGPQKGEGLETNGCPLYSHPAQLEDNRDCVLCMTCLKACPHRSVEFNLRPPAIELWTTHVPRTYEVALLFLLLGGIYLHRLPELQSWLGLQLDLTQFWQHFGLSLLVLIIPAIFTFGVYGLLKLLNFNRKPKSFVELAYGYLPLVLGGNLAHYLRLGLGEGGRILPVTFATFGLSGEQLPILVAHPAVIAFLQGTTIIFSVLMTMLLTQKIAKQPVRSLLGQYLAAIALGVSMWAIIVL from the coding sequence GTGACATCTCCAGAAACAGTTATATGGCTACAAGAACGCACCACTTTAGGAATTCTCTCGCCTGAAGTGTTAAATGCGATCGCACAAGTAATCGAAGAACAAGTTGTAAGTGCCGAAACTGACTTAGTTAGCGAAGGCACTCCTCCAGAAGCCCTTTATATTCTTGTAGAAGGTCAACTTGAAAGCAATACCACCAATGAAACCAACCCAGCCTTAGCTTGTGGATTCCTACCCGGATCTGTGATTGAACTCAAAGAATTGCTGTTGGATGAATTAACTCCATTCACAATTACTACAGTAACCGAATGTCACTTGTGGGTTGTGTCTGGTGATAAATTTCGGGAAATAGTCACCCAATATCCCGAAATCGCTAAGGCTTTTTCCCGCCAATTGGTTCAAGAATTAGCCCAGGCGACATCTGCACTCGGCTATGAACAAGAACGTTCCGTAGCTTTGCGGCCATATTTAGTTACCAAAGCGCAACGGGGAATTGTCGGTACGAGTCGCTATGCTGTGCGGCTGCGCGAACAAATTCGAGAAGCTGCTGCTGACCGCAAATCAGTGGATATCTTTGGAGAACCAGGGTTAGAAAAGGACAACATAGCAGCCCTGATCCACTTTGGTTCTCCAAAACGGCGAGAACCGATAATTAAAGTCAATTGCGGTATTCTGCAAACTAGCGGTGCAGATTTATTCGGTCGCGCTGGCGGTAAACCAGGACTGTTGGAATGGTTGGGAGAAGGTACTTTAGTTCTCAACAATATCCAAGAATTGCCCGAAGAATTATTACCTCCCGTGACGCAGTTGCTCAAAACTGGCACATATACCCCTGTAAGCCGTTCGGGAGAATCAACACCTGAACCTCGCCCCAGTAAAGCCAGAATTCTGATTGTTTCTGAAAAAACTCTGCCGACCATTGAACGTTCTGTTGGTCACGTTATTAAAGTACCACCGCTACGGGTGCGGAAAGCTGATGTTCAAGCACAGGTTGAATATTATACTAGTCTCTACATTCGGGCTAGAGGCGTTCCGAAACCGCATATCACCCCAGAAGCTTTACGTCGCCTACAATCTTATGATTTTCCTGGCAATCTTAAGGAATTAAAAAACCTGGTTGAAAGAGCGATCGTCCAAGCCGAGGGTGCTAATGAATTAACAGAAGAAATTTTCTGGCCAGCCGAAGCGAAGAAAAAACGATTTCGGGTGAATCTGTTGAATGCCTATCCTCGTTTGCGGCGGTTTTTGAGGAGTCCTTGGTGGCCCGATCGCATTAATTATGGTTTTACTGCAACGGCTTTTGCAATTATTGTTGCAATATTATTTATTGGGCCGCAAACCCGCGATCGCAATTTCGTATTAAATTTCTTTTGGGCTTGGTGGTGGCCGTTCTTCTTATTTCTCTTTCCCTTTTTAGGACGGATCTGGTGTTCTGTTTGTCCCTTTATGATTTACGGGGAAATTACCCAAAAGTTATCCCTCTGGCTGTGGCCGCGAAAACTCAAACGCTGGCCGAGACAGGAAGCTGAGAAATGGGGCGGATGGTTCATGTTTGGTTTGTTCACCCTAATTTTCTTATGGGAAGAACTCTGGCATTTAGAAAATACCGCTTACCTCAGCGCTTGTTTGCTGCTGTTAATTACTGCTGGGGCGATGATTTTCTCCGCACTTTTTGAGCGGCGGTTTTGGTGTCGATATCTCTGCCCTATTGGTGGAATGAATGGTTTATTTGCCAAACTCTCAATGACGGAACTCCGCGCCCAGCAAGGGATATGTTCTGCCAGTTGCACCACCTATCAGTGCTATAAAGGTGGGCCGCAAAAGGGCGAAGGGCTGGAAACCAATGGATGTCCTTTATACTCGCATCCCGCACAGTTAGAAGATAACAGAGATTGCGTACTGTGTATGACTTGCTTAAAAGCCTGTCCTCATCGTTCCGTTGAATTCAACTTGCGTCCCCCTGCAATTGAACTGTGGACAACTCATGTACCCCGCACTTATGAAGTAGCATTGTTGTTTTTGCTATTGGGTGGGATATATCTGCATCGCTTGCCAGAATTGCAATCTTGGTTGGGGTTACAACTGGATTTAACTCAGTTTTGGCAGCACTTCGGATTATCGCTGCTAGTGTTAATTATCCCAGCGATTTTTACCTTTGGGGTTTATGGTTTGCTGAAACTGTTGAACTTTAACCGGAAGCCAAAATCATTTGTAGAACTTGCTTATGGCTATTTACCATTAGTGTTGGGAGGAAACTTAGCTCATTATCTGCGTTTAGGCTTAGGCGAAGGCGGGCGGATTTTACCTGTTACCTTTGCTACTTTTGGTTTGAGTGGCGAACAATTGCCAATATTGGTTGCTCACCCAGCTGTGATTGCCTTTTTGCAAGGTACAACGATAATTTTCTCAGTGTTGATGACTATGTTATTAACGCAAAAGATTGCCAAGCAGCCAGTGCGCTCGCTCCTTGGGCAATACCTAGCAGCGATCGCTTTGGGAGTTAGTATGTGGGCAATTATCGTGTTGTAA
- a CDS encoding transaldolase family protein: MALYLDSAIASEAEVVKLWGWVKGITTNPTLLSQSDTPAEITLKNLVALTSGPLYYQLVASDKAGMLAEGRKAFEIIGSQTILKIPATPLGFEVVASLSSEITCSVTAIYSAAQAAVAREAGAKIAIAYVNRATRLLGDGIALVRDMASVLKGSDTEILAASIKSPEEAAASLQAGADHLTLPLAMLQAIATHEFSQKTVEEFAKGGIGLR, from the coding sequence ATGGCACTTTATCTAGACTCAGCGATCGCATCTGAGGCTGAAGTTGTTAAGCTTTGGGGATGGGTGAAAGGCATTACAACTAATCCCACACTGTTGTCTCAAAGCGATACCCCAGCAGAAATCACGCTCAAAAATTTGGTTGCCTTGACTTCTGGCCCGTTATACTATCAACTTGTGGCATCCGATAAAGCTGGGATGCTAGCTGAAGGTAGAAAAGCTTTCGAGATTATTGGTTCGCAAACAATTTTAAAGATTCCCGCAACACCGTTAGGTTTTGAAGTGGTAGCGAGTCTATCATCAGAAATTACCTGTTCTGTGACAGCGATTTATAGTGCAGCCCAAGCAGCAGTTGCACGGGAGGCGGGAGCGAAAATTGCCATAGCTTATGTAAATAGGGCGACGCGGTTGTTAGGTGATGGTATTGCCTTAGTGCGGGATATGGCTAGCGTCCTCAAAGGCAGTGATACGGAAATTTTGGCAGCTAGTATCAAATCTCCCGAAGAAGCAGCCGCTTCATTGCAAGCCGGGGCGGATCATTTGACTTTACCATTAGCAATGTTGCAAGCGATCGCAACTCATGAATTCTCACAGAAAACTGTTGAAGAATTTGCTAAAGGAGGCATCGGTTTAAGATAA
- a CDS encoding succinate--CoA ligase subunit alpha, whose product MNLTPESKVLIQGFCEFISGTHVAQMQAYGTNLVAGVNPGCGGQELHGLPVFDLVEEVIEQFGVIDTTIICVDPYDVLDAALEAIASHISQIIIITAGVPPLDMVQLLRKAEACETLVIGPNSPGIIVPGKILLGTQPSEFYTPGSVGIVSRSSTLTYEVAYELTKAGLGQSISVSIGSDPIVGSSFLQWLQILDEDETTEAIVLVGQPGGGSEEAAARYIAEAIDKPVIAYIAGRLAPPGKTWRQTGTLATVIGREPNFGTAQSKLAALKEAEVPVAERPSQIPELLRKEIN is encoded by the coding sequence ATGAACCTAACGCCAGAAAGTAAAGTATTAATTCAAGGCTTTTGTGAATTTATATCAGGTACTCATGTTGCTCAAATGCAAGCTTATGGCACGAATTTGGTCGCTGGTGTCAATCCAGGATGTGGCGGACAGGAATTGCATGGACTGCCAGTATTTGACTTAGTAGAGGAGGTAATAGAACAATTTGGGGTAATTGACACAACAATTATTTGTGTAGATCCTTACGACGTTCTAGATGCGGCATTAGAAGCGATCGCATCTCATATTAGCCAAATCATTATTATCACTGCTGGCGTGCCACCTTTGGATATGGTGCAATTACTCCGCAAAGCCGAAGCCTGTGAAACTTTGGTAATCGGGCCCAACAGTCCGGGGATCATTGTACCGGGAAAAATTCTTTTAGGTACTCAACCTAGCGAGTTTTATACTCCTGGATCTGTGGGGATCGTTAGTCGTAGTAGCACTCTCACTTATGAAGTTGCTTACGAATTAACAAAAGCAGGTTTGGGACAGTCCATTAGTGTCAGTATTGGTAGCGATCCGATCGTTGGTTCCTCATTTCTCCAATGGTTGCAAATTCTGGATGAAGACGAAACTACAGAGGCGATCGTTTTAGTCGGTCAACCTGGTGGTGGTAGTGAAGAAGCAGCAGCCCGGTACATTGCTGAGGCAATTGATAAACCAGTCATTGCCTACATTGCAGGAAGACTTGCGCCACCAGGAAAAACTTGGCGACAAACAGGGACTTTAGCAACCGTTATTGGCCGCGAACCGAACTTTGGTACAGCCCAAAGTAAATTAGCTGCTTTAAAAGAAGCGGAAGTTCCAGTCGCTGAACGCCCTTCTCAGATTCCAGAATTATTGAGAAAGGAGATTAATTAA
- a CDS encoding succinate--CoA ligase subunit beta, producing the protein MDLLEYQVKEWFGKIGIPVLPSQRIDHPTDLKRLKIRFPIVLKSQVHGAERAKAGGVRFAETTIDAIAAAQNIFSLPIWGELPEVVLAESQYDANQEFYLAVVLDTAVCRPVLLGCKEADIDWESAGEKMHHVVVEQEFSPFYARRLALKMGLQGTLMQSVSSVLEKMYHLFVQKDLDLVEINPLAVSANGQVMALNGKVRINERAIKRHPDLAEMAAKIISRHTSTEINGILGDWDSIKIHGKIGILGNGTGSVMATLDLVANAGGNPGVCLNLRHAFLTDTTPTTFRDRLETGLKILEADKSIQVILINFLGSIPQTEEVVEVIARVVQQDNSELESQVVRSNGSKSRQERNFKPLVVRLAGSEFNAARKYLATLKTHSDALLVVENLDEAVAAAVRLAKPTANKK; encoded by the coding sequence ATGGATTTATTAGAGTATCAAGTTAAAGAATGGTTTGGGAAGATAGGCATTCCGGTATTGCCTTCCCAACGAATTGACCATCCTACAGATTTGAAACGTTTAAAAATTCGCTTTCCAATTGTACTGAAATCTCAAGTACATGGAGCGGAACGGGCAAAAGCGGGTGGAGTCAGGTTTGCCGAAACGACAATAGATGCGATCGCAGCAGCGCAAAATATCTTTAGTCTACCAATATGGGGCGAATTGCCAGAAGTTGTGCTGGCAGAATCGCAATACGACGCGAACCAGGAATTTTATCTCGCGGTGGTTTTAGATACTGCTGTTTGCCGGCCAGTCCTTTTAGGTTGCAAAGAAGCAGACATTGATTGGGAATCTGCTGGAGAAAAAATGCACCATGTTGTCGTGGAACAGGAATTTTCGCCATTTTATGCCCGACGGCTGGCTTTAAAAATGGGTTTACAGGGAACGCTGATGCAGTCGGTAAGCAGTGTTTTGGAGAAAATGTACCACTTATTTGTGCAAAAAGACCTGGATTTAGTCGAAATAAATCCCTTGGCAGTCAGTGCCAATGGTCAGGTTATGGCTCTTAATGGTAAAGTCAGGATTAACGAACGGGCAATCAAGCGCCATCCAGACCTCGCCGAGATGGCAGCAAAAATTATCAGCCGTCATACCAGTACTGAAATCAATGGGATTTTGGGTGATTGGGATAGTATAAAAATTCATGGAAAAATCGGTATTTTAGGTAATGGTACTGGTTCAGTAATGGCAACTTTGGATTTAGTAGCCAATGCTGGTGGCAACCCAGGTGTTTGTTTAAATCTACGTCATGCTTTCCTTACAGATACTACACCAACGACCTTCCGCGATCGCTTAGAGACAGGTCTGAAAATCCTGGAAGCTGACAAAAGCATTCAAGTAATCCTCATCAACTTTCTGGGTAGCATTCCTCAAACTGAGGAAGTGGTTGAAGTTATAGCCAGAGTTGTGCAGCAAGACAACAGCGAACTGGAATCACAAGTTGTGCGTTCTAATGGCAGTAAAAGTCGCCAAGAACGGAATTTTAAACCCTTAGTTGTCCGTCTTGCTGGTTCTGAATTTAATGCTGCGAGAAAATATTTAGCAACACTAAAAACCCACAGCGATGCGCTACTCGTGGTAGAAAATTTAGATGAAGCAGTAGCGGCAGCAGTTCGTCTTGCTAAACCAACTGCTAATAAAAAGTAG
- a CDS encoding acetyltransferase, whose protein sequence is MLLQIKDSDKLVKILEIQELLDPNSNVVQGREQKGEEEQPPDSFKKENLVFPSGEVLPRCWLDADYRHDNG, encoded by the coding sequence ATGCTTTTACAAATCAAAGATAGTGACAAATTGGTGAAAATTCTCGAAATTCAAGAATTGCTCGATCCTAATAGTAACGTCGTTCAAGGACGAGAACAAAAAGGTGAAGAAGAACAACCACCTGATAGTTTTAAAAAAGAAAATCTCGTTTTTCCTTCTGGTGAAGTTCTACCACGCTGTTGGTTAGATGCCGATTATAGACACGACAACGGTTAA
- a CDS encoding DUF3181 family protein, translating into MAKTNTTELLEALAAEIGESVYMDIAKWHLYLSNAKLHTLVAERLYPLITSNSVSEDQVLKVLQSITVKIGGGRSELPLIDLLPLQCQVTLVDILEKYQRDS; encoded by the coding sequence ATGGCTAAGACTAACACCACAGAACTACTAGAAGCCCTAGCAGCTGAAATTGGCGAAAGTGTCTATATGGACATTGCCAAGTGGCATCTTTATTTATCTAATGCCAAACTGCATACTCTTGTTGCCGAACGACTGTATCCTTTAATTACTTCCAACAGTGTAAGTGAAGACCAAGTTTTAAAAGTCTTGCAATCAATTACAGTGAAAATTGGCGGTGGTAGAAGTGAACTTCCTTTAATTGATTTACTGCCACTGCAATGCCAGGTTACTTTAGTTGATATTTTGGAGAAATATCAACGCGATTCATAA